The proteins below are encoded in one region of Streptomyces roseirectus:
- a CDS encoding ROK family protein, translating into MKRTSRDIRTANRYEVLRQIIASSPTSRQELAAATGLSLATVATLVGELLDLRMITEVGFEDSAGGRPRGLVAVNASGGALIGVDIAETYVYAELYDLGLNVLARAEERMRPGQSTPEEVVAHVATTTRSVVAQAGVESARVLGVGVSMPGQVDRATGVSEYAPNWDWQDVPLLDLLAEHIPYPLYLDNPLRACAVAELWFGAARGYGDAVVLILGTGVGAGLILGGAVHRGVSSSAGEWGHSTLVLDGRLCHCGNHGCVETYVGAPGIMQNIRELSPRSPLLHPGDQSATIDALAAGLAAGDPDAVKVVRDLARYLGAAIADLVNVLNPEVVVLGSWVAIRLGTPLLREVRAAVARHALKRPMAATRIVLSPILTDSVCMGTATLALEGALQSVGQTTGKRATRARSRTAPPT; encoded by the coding sequence GTGAAGCGCACATCACGCGACATCCGCACCGCGAACCGTTACGAGGTGCTGCGCCAGATCATCGCCAGCTCACCCACCTCGCGGCAGGAGCTGGCCGCCGCGACCGGCCTCAGCCTCGCCACCGTCGCGACCCTCGTCGGGGAGCTGCTGGACCTGCGCATGATCACCGAGGTCGGTTTCGAGGACTCGGCGGGCGGCCGGCCGCGCGGCCTCGTCGCGGTGAACGCCTCGGGCGGCGCGCTGATCGGCGTCGACATCGCGGAGACGTACGTCTACGCCGAGCTGTACGACCTGGGGCTGAACGTCCTGGCGCGGGCGGAGGAGCGGATGCGGCCGGGGCAGAGCACCCCCGAGGAGGTCGTCGCCCATGTCGCGACGACCACCCGCTCGGTCGTCGCGCAGGCCGGGGTGGAGTCGGCGCGGGTGCTGGGCGTCGGGGTGAGCATGCCGGGGCAGGTGGACCGGGCCACCGGGGTCTCCGAGTACGCGCCCAACTGGGACTGGCAGGACGTGCCGTTGCTCGACCTGCTCGCCGAACACATCCCGTACCCCCTGTACTTGGACAACCCGCTGCGCGCCTGCGCGGTCGCCGAGCTGTGGTTCGGGGCGGCGCGCGGGTACGGGGACGCGGTCGTGCTGATTCTCGGGACCGGGGTGGGCGCGGGTCTGATCCTGGGCGGGGCGGTGCACCGGGGGGTCAGTTCGAGCGCCGGGGAGTGGGGGCACTCCACGCTGGTGCTCGACGGGCGGCTGTGTCACTGCGGCAACCACGGGTGCGTCGAGACGTACGTCGGGGCGCCCGGAATCATGCAGAACATCAGGGAGTTGAGCCCGCGCAGCCCGCTGCTGCACCCCGGTGACCAGTCGGCGACGATCGACGCGCTCGCGGCGGGGCTCGCGGCGGGGGACCCCGACGCCGTCAAGGTCGTCCGGGATCTGGCGCGGTATCTCGGTGCGGCGATCGCGGACTTGGTGAACGTGCTGAACCCCGAGGTCGTCGTGCTGGGGAGCTGGGTGGCGATCCGGCTCGGGACGCCGTTGCTGCGCGAGGTCCGCGCGGCCGTGGCCCGGCACGCGCTGAAGCGGCCGATGGCCGCGACCCGGATCGTCCTGTCGCCGATCCTCACCGACTCGGTCTGCATGGGCACGGCGACGCTGGCCCTGGAGGGCGCGTTGCAGTCGGTCGGGCAGACCACGGGCAAGCGCGCCACCAGGGCGAGGAGCCGCACCGCACCGCCTACGTAA
- the rsgA gene encoding ribosome small subunit-dependent GTPase A: MSFSAFPDVSPAGTSPSDALPHPLAAYGWDTGWEDAFASHRATGAVLGRVVRVDRGLCDVVTAEGVVRADTEFVVPRDPMKVVCTGDWAVVDPAGQDPRYVRELLPRRTAFVRSTSSKRSEGQVLAANVDHAVIAVSLAVELDLGRVERYLALAWESGARPVVVLSKADLVGDPVVLAHLVRDVETTAPGVPVLTVSAHTGEGVDHLNSLVRRGTSVLLGASGAGKSTLANTLVGVDAMDVRAARDVDGKGRHTTTTRNLLTLPTGGVLIDTPGLRGVGLWDAGGGVGQVFSEIEELARDCRFHDCAHDAEPGCAVLAAVEDGALAVRRLDSYRKLVRENEWIVAKSDARLRAEIRREWKAKGAEGRARRAAKRGWEV; this comes from the coding sequence TTGAGTTTCTCCGCTTTTCCCGACGTTTCGCCCGCCGGAACGTCTCCTTCCGATGCCCTCCCGCATCCGCTCGCCGCCTACGGGTGGGACACGGGCTGGGAGGACGCGTTCGCGTCCCACCGGGCGACGGGCGCCGTCCTCGGGCGCGTGGTGCGCGTCGACCGGGGGCTGTGCGACGTCGTCACCGCCGAGGGCGTCGTGCGCGCCGACACCGAGTTCGTCGTGCCGCGCGATCCGATGAAGGTCGTGTGCACCGGGGACTGGGCCGTCGTCGACCCCGCCGGGCAAGACCCGCGCTATGTACGGGAGTTGCTGCCCCGGCGGACCGCGTTCGTGCGGTCCACCTCGTCCAAGCGGTCCGAGGGACAGGTCCTCGCCGCCAACGTCGACCACGCCGTGATCGCCGTCTCGCTCGCCGTCGAACTCGATCTCGGGCGCGTGGAACGGTACCTGGCGCTCGCCTGGGAGTCCGGCGCGCGGCCCGTCGTCGTCCTCAGCAAGGCCGACCTCGTCGGGGACCCCGTCGTCCTCGCGCACCTCGTGCGGGACGTCGAGACCACCGCGCCCGGGGTGCCGGTGCTGACCGTCAGCGCGCACACCGGCGAAGGCGTCGACCACCTCAACTCCCTTGTCCGGCGCGGCACTTCCGTCCTGCTCGGCGCCTCCGGGGCGGGCAAGTCGACGCTCGCCAACACGCTCGTCGGCGTCGATGCCATGGACGTCCGGGCCGCGCGCGACGTCGACGGCAAGGGGCGGCACACCACGACCACCCGCAACCTCCTCACCCTCCCCACCGGGGGCGTCCTCATCGACACCCCCGGACTGCGCGGCGTCGGCCTCTGGGACGCGGGCGGCGGGGTCGGGCAGGTCTTCTCCGAGATCGAGGAACTGGCCCGTGACTGCCGCTTCCACGACTGCGCCCACGATGCCGAGCCCGGCTGCGCGGTCCTGGCCGCCGTCGAGGACGGCGCGCTCGCCGTGCGGCGGCTGGACAGCTACCGCAAGCTCGTCCGCGAGAACGAGTGGATCGTCGCCAAGTCCGACGCCCGGCTACGGGCCGAGATCCGACGTGAGTGGAAGGCGAAGGGGGCGGAGGGGCGGGCCAGGCGGGCGGCCAAGCGGGGGTGGGAGGTGTAA
- a CDS encoding FAD-binding protein, giving the protein MTASVTNWAGNIRFVAREVLRPDGEEALRKAVARNDRVRVLGSGHSFNRIAEPGEEGVLLSLEALPQVIEVDGERRTVRVGGGVRYAELARRVHESGLALPNMASLPHISVAGSVATGTHGSGVGNGPLAEAVREVELLTADGSLVRIGREDARFPGAVTSLGALGIVVALTLDLAPGYGVEQYTFTELPLEGLDFEAVAGAAYSVSLFTDWRAPGFRQVWVKRRTDQPYAGFPWAAPATAKLHPVPGMPAENCTEQFGVPGPWHERLPHFKAEFTPSSGDELQSEYLLPREHALAALTALGDIREAVSPVLQICEVRTVAADRQWLSPAYGRDSVAVHFTWIDDTDAVLPAVRAVESVLDGFGARPHWGKVFTTAPATLRERYPRLAEFRALAQELDPAGKFTNAFVRDVLGE; this is encoded by the coding sequence ATGACCGCGAGTGTGACCAACTGGGCGGGGAACATCAGGTTCGTGGCGAGAGAGGTGCTGCGGCCGGACGGGGAGGAGGCGCTGCGGAAGGCGGTCGCGCGGAACGACCGTGTCCGGGTGCTGGGGAGCGGACACTCGTTCAACCGGATCGCGGAGCCCGGTGAGGAGGGGGTTCTCCTCTCGCTGGAGGCGCTGCCTCAGGTGATCGAGGTCGATGGGGAGCGCCGGACCGTTCGGGTCGGGGGTGGTGTGCGGTATGCCGAACTCGCGCGCAGGGTGCACGAGTCGGGGCTGGCGCTGCCCAACATGGCGTCGCTGCCGCATATTTCGGTGGCCGGCTCGGTCGCGACGGGCACGCACGGTTCGGGGGTGGGGAACGGGCCGCTCGCCGAGGCTGTGCGGGAGGTGGAACTCCTGACCGCTGACGGCTCGTTGGTGCGGATCGGGCGTGAGGACGCCCGTTTCCCCGGCGCGGTCACCTCGCTCGGCGCGCTCGGGATCGTCGTCGCGCTGACACTGGACCTGGCGCCGGGATACGGCGTCGAGCAGTACACGTTCACCGAACTGCCGTTGGAGGGGCTGGACTTCGAGGCCGTGGCGGGCGCCGCGTACAGCGTGAGCCTGTTCACGGACTGGCGTGCGCCGGGCTTCAGGCAGGTGTGGGTGAAGCGCCGCACGGACCAGCCGTACGCGGGTTTCCCGTGGGCGGCGCCGGCCACGGCCAAGTTGCACCCGGTGCCGGGGATGCCGGCGGAGAACTGCACGGAACAGTTCGGCGTCCCCGGCCCCTGGCACGAGCGACTGCCGCACTTCAAGGCGGAGTTCACCCCGAGCAGCGGCGACGAACTCCAGTCGGAGTACCTGCTCCCCCGCGAACACGCCCTAGCCGCGCTGACCGCGCTCGGGGACATCCGCGAGGCCGTCTCCCCGGTGCTCCAGATCTGCGAGGTCCGCACGGTCGCCGCCGACCGGCAGTGGCTGAGCCCGGCGTACGGCAGGGACTCGGTGGCCGTCCACTTCACCTGGATCGACGACACGGACGCGGTGTTGCCCGCCGTCCGCGCGGTCGAGAGCGTTCTCGACGGTTTCGGGGCGCGCCCGCACTGGGGGAAGGTCTTCACCACGGCCCCCGCGACGCTGCGCGAGCGCTACCCGAGGCTGGCGGAGTTCCGGGCGCTCGCTCAGGAGCTGGACCCGGCCGGGAAGTTCACGAACGCTTTCGTCCGTGACGTGCTCGGAGAGTGA
- a CDS encoding response regulator transcription factor, whose product MTTPVPARLLVVDAEDSVRGLLTMALEFAGFRVSAAATGRQALELIARVPPDLVLLDVRLPDVDGFQVCRILRARGVTVPVLFLAGRGGVDDLVRGLDLGGDDFVTKPFELREVAARVRALLRRSGIRDAAAGPGRLSAGEVEMDVDAHQVRVSGRPLELTSTEFALLRCLLENPGRVLTREQLQERVWHRRFEGSGSVETYVYYLRRKLGDPGHTLIRTVRGVGYRLCVD is encoded by the coding sequence ATGACCACCCCTGTCCCCGCACGCCTCCTCGTCGTCGACGCCGAGGACAGCGTCCGGGGCCTGCTCACCATGGCGCTGGAGTTCGCCGGCTTCCGGGTGAGCGCCGCCGCGACCGGCCGCCAGGCCCTCGAACTCATCGCCCGCGTCCCACCCGACCTCGTCCTGCTCGACGTCCGCCTCCCCGACGTCGACGGCTTCCAGGTCTGCCGCATCCTGCGCGCCAGGGGCGTCACCGTCCCCGTCCTCTTCCTCGCCGGCCGCGGCGGCGTCGACGACCTCGTGCGTGGACTCGACCTCGGCGGCGACGACTTCGTCACCAAACCCTTCGAGCTGCGCGAAGTCGCCGCACGCGTACGGGCGTTGCTGCGCCGCAGCGGGATCCGCGACGCCGCCGCCGGGCCGGGCCGGCTCAGTGCCGGGGAGGTCGAGATGGACGTCGACGCGCACCAGGTCCGCGTCTCCGGACGGCCGTTGGAGCTGACCAGCACCGAATTCGCCCTCCTGCGCTGCCTGTTGGAGAACCCCGGCCGCGTCCTGACCCGCGAACAGCTGCAGGAGCGCGTGTGGCACCGGCGGTTCGAGGGATCCGGGAGCGTGGAGACGTACGTCTACTACCTGCGGCGCAAGCTCGGCGACCCGGGACACACCCTGATCAGGACGGTACGGGGGGTGGGCTACCGGCTCTGCGTGGACTGA
- a CDS encoding radical SAM protein, whose protein sequence is MGSRTALVEDLMERFPGVPREAVFKEDLLRGGVAFDPSALSDNEGGEVKPKSYFIFSFDHGTLPELGEAALRRPPEEIILTGGPYDLRRTVVSVRVNPASPYRVAADEEGMLGLYLDGKRIADVGVPPMPEYYRHKLSNGKSVMEVAPTIQWGYLIYLTVFRVCQYFGAKEECQYCDINHNWRQHKAAGRPYTGVKDVEEVLEALEIIDRYDTAKASTAYTLTGGAITKTVSGRDEADFYGHYAKAIEERFPGRWIGKVVAQALPKDDVQRFKDYGVQIYHPNYEVWDEYLFKMYCPGKERYVGRDEWHRRILDSAEVFGARNVIPNFVAGVEMAEPFGFKTVDEAIDSTTEGLRFFMSNGITPRFTTWCPEPTTPLGKANPAGAPLEYHIRLLQAYRQTMEDFGLSSPPGYGPPGPGRAVFSVSSFMDSLPAKDEAAV, encoded by the coding sequence ATGGGCAGCCGTACCGCGCTGGTCGAGGATCTGATGGAGCGGTTTCCTGGGGTGCCTCGGGAGGCCGTTTTCAAGGAGGACCTGTTGCGCGGGGGAGTGGCCTTCGACCCCTCCGCACTGAGTGACAACGAGGGCGGGGAGGTGAAGCCGAAGTCGTACTTCATCTTCTCGTTCGACCACGGCACCCTGCCCGAACTGGGCGAGGCCGCGCTGAGGAGGCCCCCGGAGGAGATCATCCTGACCGGCGGCCCGTACGACCTGCGGCGGACGGTCGTCTCCGTACGGGTCAACCCGGCGTCCCCGTACCGGGTCGCGGCGGACGAGGAGGGCATGCTCGGGCTCTACCTGGACGGGAAGCGGATCGCGGACGTCGGTGTCCCGCCGATGCCGGAGTACTACCGGCACAAGCTGTCCAACGGGAAGTCCGTGATGGAGGTGGCGCCCACCATCCAGTGGGGTTACCTGATCTACCTGACCGTCTTCCGGGTGTGCCAGTACTTCGGCGCCAAGGAGGAGTGCCAGTACTGCGACATCAACCACAACTGGCGCCAGCACAAGGCGGCCGGCCGCCCCTACACGGGCGTCAAGGACGTCGAGGAGGTCCTGGAGGCGCTGGAGATCATCGACCGGTACGACACGGCGAAGGCGTCCACCGCCTACACGCTGACCGGCGGCGCGATCACCAAGACGGTCTCCGGCCGGGACGAGGCCGACTTCTACGGCCACTACGCGAAGGCCATCGAGGAACGCTTCCCCGGCCGCTGGATCGGCAAGGTCGTGGCCCAGGCGCTGCCGAAGGACGACGTCCAGCGCTTCAAGGACTACGGCGTGCAGATCTACCACCCCAACTACGAGGTGTGGGACGAGTACCTGTTCAAGATGTACTGCCCCGGCAAGGAGAGGTACGTCGGCCGCGACGAGTGGCACCGCCGCATCCTGGACTCCGCGGAGGTCTTCGGCGCCCGCAACGTGATCCCGAACTTCGTCGCCGGCGTGGAGATGGCGGAGCCGTTCGGCTTCAAGACGGTCGACGAGGCGATCGACTCCACCACCGAGGGCCTGCGCTTCTTCATGTCGAACGGCATCACCCCGAGGTTCACGACCTGGTGCCCGGAGCCGACGACCCCGCTCGGCAAGGCCAACCCCGCGGGCGCTCCGCTGGAGTACCACATCCGCCTGCTCCAGGCGTACCGGCAGACGATGGAGGACTTCGGCCTCTCCTCGCCCCCCGGCTACGGCCCGCCCGGCCCCGGCCGCGCCGTCTTCTCGGTCAGCTCCTTCATGGACAGCCTGCCCGCGAAAGATGAAGCTGCTGTGTAA
- a CDS encoding methylated-DNA--[protein]-cysteine S-methyltransferase: MSTYTRIPSPLGELILTADPDGALTSLSVPGQKGGRVPEPGWREDTGPFRDVRIQLDAYFAGDLKEFDLTLRASGTAFRERVWAALDDVPYGTTVTYGEIAARIDASRAAVRAVGGAIGANPLLILRPCHRVIGADGTLTGYAGGLERKVSLLTLEGSL; this comes from the coding sequence ATGAGCACGTACACCCGGATCCCCAGCCCCCTCGGCGAGCTGATCCTCACCGCCGACCCCGACGGCGCCCTCACCTCCCTCTCCGTGCCGGGCCAGAAGGGCGGACGCGTCCCCGAACCGGGCTGGCGAGAGGACACCGGCCCCTTCCGGGACGTCCGGATCCAACTCGACGCCTACTTCGCCGGCGACCTCAAGGAGTTCGACCTCACCCTGCGTGCCTCGGGCACCGCGTTCCGCGAGCGCGTCTGGGCCGCCCTGGACGACGTCCCCTACGGCACGACCGTCACATACGGCGAGATCGCCGCCCGCATCGACGCCTCACGCGCCGCCGTACGCGCCGTCGGCGGCGCGATCGGGGCCAACCCCCTGCTCATCCTGCGCCCCTGCCACCGCGTGATCGGCGCGGACGGGACACTGACGGGGTACGCGGGCGGACTGGAACGAAAGGTGAGCCTGCTGACGCTGGAGGGCAGCCTGTGA
- a CDS encoding AMP-dependent synthetase/ligase, translated as MSSLYPLASTLIDGIETPVVRPEIVRDGEGAVREVSVPALVPAVGYGSLADLPFDNATRAPGDVVFSRRAGDGRWTDVTAERFAGEVTALAKGLIAEGLSPGDRIAVLARTSYEWTLTDFAAWAAGLVTVPVHPGFSPRRIQWVLRHSGAAALVADSVAQAAVGQEAGLRRVWVIERGNLAHLAALGADVPDGEVGVRRGMLGPGTPASLVYTSGTTGRPTACALTHGNFFAQVDNVVELLFPALKSAAGKDTSVLLCAPLAHVFGRVAALACVRARVRAGHAPSTAAEELLPLLEEFRPTALFAAPTALESLFGHLRARAQESGKLTAFDRSARIAARFGEAEQRQRLGRGEGPGRTLRAARAVYDQGVYRRLRTSLGGRVGHVVCGGAALRRQLAAFYTGAGVPVFETYGLTEATGIATLAPPLRPRLGTAGQPLPGTAVRIAGDGEILVSGGHVLHGRWDPGASKLLPAAPGGWLPTGDLGHLDEEGYLVVAGRRADTLTLLDGTRVAPVAAENRLRAHPLVSRAVLVGDARPYVAALLTLSPAGLTHWRRTEKRTATPYELLLGDAELREVLQAAVDEANAATGAGIRRFAVLPGDLAAGHLTPVGTLRRERILGDFAGEVEGLYR; from the coding sequence GTGTCCTCGCTCTATCCGCTCGCGTCCACCCTGATCGACGGGATCGAAACGCCGGTCGTGCGGCCGGAGATCGTCCGGGACGGGGAGGGCGCGGTCCGGGAGGTGTCGGTGCCCGCGCTGGTGCCCGCGGTGGGGTACGGGTCGCTGGCGGACCTGCCGTTCGACAACGCGACGCGCGCGCCCGGCGATGTGGTGTTCAGCCGGCGTGCGGGGGACGGGAGGTGGACGGACGTGACGGCGGAGCGGTTCGCCGGGGAGGTCACGGCGCTCGCCAAGGGGCTGATCGCGGAAGGACTTTCGCCGGGTGACCGGATCGCGGTGCTGGCGCGTACCTCGTACGAGTGGACCTTGACGGACTTCGCGGCGTGGGCGGCGGGGCTGGTGACGGTGCCGGTGCACCCGGGGTTCTCGCCGCGCCGTATCCAGTGGGTGCTGCGGCACTCGGGGGCGGCGGCGCTGGTGGCGGACAGCGTGGCGCAGGCGGCGGTCGGCCAGGAGGCGGGGCTGCGGCGCGTGTGGGTGATCGAGCGGGGGAATCTGGCGCATCTCGCGGCGCTGGGCGCGGACGTGCCGGACGGGGAGGTCGGGGTGCGGCGCGGGATGCTCGGCCCGGGGACGCCGGCGTCGCTGGTCTACACGTCGGGGACGACGGGCCGGCCCACGGCGTGCGCGCTGACCCACGGCAATTTCTTCGCGCAGGTCGACAACGTCGTGGAGTTGCTGTTCCCGGCGCTCAAGTCGGCGGCGGGCAAGGACACTTCGGTGCTGCTGTGCGCGCCGCTCGCGCACGTCTTCGGGCGGGTCGCGGCGCTGGCCTGTGTGCGGGCGCGGGTGCGGGCGGGGCACGCGCCGTCCACGGCGGCGGAGGAACTGCTGCCGCTGCTTGAGGAGTTCAGGCCGACGGCGCTGTTCGCGGCGCCGACCGCGCTGGAGAGCCTGTTCGGTCATCTGCGGGCCAGGGCCCAGGAGTCGGGGAAGCTGACGGCGTTCGACCGGTCGGCGCGTATCGCGGCCCGGTTCGGGGAGGCGGAGCAGCGTCAGCGGCTGGGCCGGGGCGAGGGTCCGGGGCGGACGCTGCGGGCGGCACGCGCCGTCTACGACCAGGGCGTGTACCGCCGGCTGCGTACCTCGCTGGGCGGGCGGGTCGGGCACGTGGTGTGCGGCGGGGCGGCGCTGCGGCGGCAGTTGGCGGCGTTCTACACGGGCGCGGGCGTCCCGGTGTTCGAGACGTACGGGCTGACCGAGGCGACGGGCATCGCGACGCTGGCCCCGCCGCTGCGGCCCCGGCTCGGGACGGCGGGCCAGCCGCTGCCGGGGACGGCGGTGAGGATCGCCGGGGACGGCGAGATCCTGGTGTCGGGCGGCCATGTCCTGCACGGCCGGTGGGATCCGGGGGCGAGCAAGCTGCTGCCGGCGGCGCCGGGCGGCTGGCTGCCGACCGGTGACCTCGGGCATCTCGACGAGGAGGGGTATCTGGTGGTCGCCGGGCGGCGCGCGGACACGCTGACGCTGCTGGACGGCACCCGGGTGGCGCCGGTGGCGGCCGAGAACCGGCTGCGGGCCCACCCGTTGGTCTCCCGCGCGGTCCTGGTCGGCGACGCCCGCCCCTACGTCGCCGCCCTGCTGACCCTCTCCCCGGCGGGCCTCACGCACTGGCGCCGGACCGAGAAGCGCACCGCCACACCGTACGAACTGCTGCTGGGCGACGCCGAGTTGCGGGAGGTGCTACAGGCGGCGGTGGACGAGGCGAACGCGGCGACCGGCGCCGGCATCCGCAGGTTCGCGGTGCTGCCGGGGGACCTCGCGGCGGGGCATCTGACGCCGGTGGGGACGTTGCGGCGGGAGCGGATCCTGGGGGACTTCGCGGGGGAGGTGGAGGGGCTGTACCGGTGA
- a CDS encoding cellulose-binding domain-containing protein, with product MPDLPTPKDAAEAALFSECWDAVLSYADLCTAGSTAAHQLARQAFALGIREARAAEDGTRSMGRRSARLPRIPLLLTAVRTTAAGWEAGGHGHRLDPDLRLWLNSEKAARYTGPPLRRPIALRGLRDMQEPDAALLWLAEVEALPLRAVARRLGLDPQDAAEQLNEVRGLFRDRCHRNHLDTPLDAECRSYVRLLDAVTRSTTADAPEDLSRHLATCVECAEAAACLRLHGGGLPAALAGGVIGWGGLAYLERRRRAAEVRLGAGRPDLADPESEAAKAAAAKAKALRGGLLVAAVLVSVLALGVSLMPFGGETRDETASRGTPTDSMPVVGGGPSFESPTPKSDSPTPTDGATRTDPEPQGTSSSAASESPSAPGGATGGSSGGTGTGKPLCAVTYDLVNQWPDGFQATVTVTTVEQLTDWHVSWSFKDGQHVDQMWDASVAQMGSRVIATAADYNKSVAADGTLSFGFLASWEGKNTAPYGFTLNGHPCD from the coding sequence ATGCCCGACCTGCCGACCCCGAAGGACGCCGCGGAAGCCGCGCTGTTCTCCGAGTGCTGGGACGCCGTCCTTTCGTACGCCGACCTGTGCACGGCCGGCTCGACCGCCGCCCACCAGCTGGCCCGCCAGGCGTTCGCCCTCGGCATCCGCGAGGCCCGCGCCGCCGAGGACGGCACCCGCAGCATGGGCCGCCGCTCCGCGCGGCTGCCCCGCATACCCCTGCTGCTGACGGCCGTCCGCACCACCGCCGCCGGCTGGGAGGCCGGCGGCCACGGGCACCGCCTCGACCCCGATCTGCGCCTGTGGCTCAACTCGGAGAAGGCCGCCCGCTACACCGGCCCGCCCCTGCGCCGCCCGATCGCCCTGCGCGGCCTGCGCGACATGCAGGAGCCGGACGCCGCGCTGCTGTGGCTCGCCGAGGTGGAGGCGCTGCCGCTGCGCGCCGTCGCCCGCCGCCTCGGCCTCGACCCGCAGGACGCCGCCGAGCAGCTGAACGAGGTGCGCGGACTCTTCCGGGACCGCTGCCACCGCAACCACCTCGACACGCCGCTCGACGCGGAGTGCCGCTCCTACGTCCGCCTCCTGGACGCCGTCACCCGCTCGACCACCGCCGACGCGCCCGAAGACCTCTCCCGCCACCTCGCGACCTGCGTCGAGTGCGCCGAGGCCGCCGCGTGTCTGCGGCTGCATGGCGGCGGGCTGCCGGCCGCGCTCGCCGGGGGCGTCATCGGCTGGGGCGGGCTCGCCTACCTGGAGCGCCGCCGGCGCGCCGCCGAGGTGCGGCTCGGCGCCGGACGGCCCGACCTGGCCGACCCGGAGAGCGAGGCGGCCAAGGCCGCGGCGGCGAAGGCGAAGGCACTGCGCGGCGGGCTGCTCGTGGCCGCCGTGCTGGTGTCGGTCCTCGCGCTCGGCGTGTCGCTGATGCCGTTCGGCGGCGAGACGCGCGACGAGACCGCCTCGCGGGGGACGCCGACCGACTCCATGCCGGTCGTCGGCGGCGGGCCCTCCTTCGAGTCGCCGACGCCGAAGTCGGACAGCCCCACCCCGACGGACGGCGCCACCCGCACCGACCCGGAGCCGCAGGGCACCTCGTCGTCGGCGGCGAGCGAGTCCCCGAGCGCGCCCGGGGGCGCCACGGGCGGTTCCTCCGGTGGCACCGGCACCGGCAAGCCGCTGTGCGCGGTCACCTACGACCTCGTCAACCAGTGGCCGGACGGCTTCCAGGCCACCGTCACCGTCACGACCGTCGAACAGCTCACCGACTGGCACGTCTCCTGGTCGTTCAAGGACGGCCAGCACGTCGACCAGATGTGGGACGCGTCCGTCGCGCAGATGGGCTCCCGGGTCATCGCCACCGCCGCCGACTACAACAAGTCGGTCGCGGCGGACGGCACCCTCTCCTTCGGCTTCCTCGCCTCCTGGGAGGGCAAGAACACGGCGCCCTACGGCTTCACGCTGAACGGACACCCGTGCGACTAG
- a CDS encoding DUF456 domain-containing protein translates to MGAWELLPVGLVILLGLCGVLVPGVPGSWLVWAGVLWWALKDPQPVAWAVLVGATSALLLAQVVRWALPPRRLRGSGASPRMAVYAGLGAVLGFVLLPVLGALPGFVGGAWLSERLRLGDDRAARSSVRTVLRAGGWSVLTELFTCLLIAGAWVGAVVWG, encoded by the coding sequence ATGGGAGCGTGGGAACTCCTGCCGGTCGGCCTGGTCATCCTGCTCGGCCTGTGCGGAGTACTGGTGCCCGGCGTGCCGGGGTCGTGGCTCGTGTGGGCCGGGGTCCTGTGGTGGGCGCTGAAGGACCCCCAGCCGGTCGCGTGGGCGGTGCTGGTCGGGGCGACGTCCGCGTTGCTGCTCGCGCAGGTCGTCCGCTGGGCCCTGCCGCCGCGCCGGCTGCGGGGCAGCGGCGCGAGTCCCCGGATGGCGGTGTACGCCGGGCTCGGCGCCGTCCTCGGTTTCGTCCTGCTCCCCGTCCTCGGCGCGCTCCCCGGCTTCGTCGGCGGCGCCTGGCTCAGCGAGCGGCTGCGGCTGGGCGACGACAGGGCGGCGCGGTCGTCCGTCCGGACGGTGCTGCGGGCGGGCGGCTGGAGCGTCCTGACGGAACTGTTCACGTGTCTGCTGATCGCGGGGGCGTGGGTGGGGGCGGTGGTGTGGGGGTGA